A stretch of Bradyrhizobium sp. CCBAU 53338 DNA encodes these proteins:
- a CDS encoding bifunctional 2-polyprenyl-6-hydroxyphenol methylase/3-demethylubiquinol 3-O-methyltransferase UbiG, which produces MEQPAPDATSRYRQDDYAVDNPDWHEEDAPWKAAHIRTILDRNRLQWRTLADIGCGTGAIVEILSRQYQQSRFEGFEVSPYAHELSLKRASDNLGFSMEDAFQSGKQFDLAMAIDVAEHVENPFEFLRAMGRMSRWQVIHVPLDMSALAVGRGWVLPAARRTLGHIHYFSRDSALSLIAESGLETIDSFYTAWAIDQSYKTWKKRLAAWPRRLAFLAAPDATVRLVGGWSLMVLSRSKLP; this is translated from the coding sequence ATGGAACAGCCGGCCCCCGACGCAACGAGCCGGTACAGACAGGACGACTACGCCGTCGACAATCCGGATTGGCACGAGGAAGATGCGCCGTGGAAGGCCGCGCATATCCGCACGATTCTCGATCGCAACCGCCTCCAGTGGCGGACGCTCGCCGACATCGGCTGCGGGACGGGTGCAATCGTCGAAATCCTGTCCAGGCAATATCAGCAATCGAGATTCGAAGGCTTTGAGGTCTCGCCCTACGCTCACGAACTGTCCCTCAAACGAGCGTCGGACAATCTGGGCTTCAGCATGGAGGATGCGTTTCAGAGCGGCAAGCAATTCGATCTGGCGATGGCGATCGACGTGGCGGAACATGTCGAGAATCCTTTCGAATTCCTCCGGGCGATGGGAAGGATGTCGCGTTGGCAAGTCATCCATGTGCCGCTCGACATGAGCGCCCTAGCAGTCGGCCGCGGCTGGGTGCTGCCGGCTGCCCGTCGCACGCTGGGGCATATCCACTATTTCTCGCGGGACAGCGCGCTGTCCCTGATTGCGGAATCGGGCCTGGAGACGATCGACTCTTTCTACACGGCCTGGGCGATCGATCAGTCGTACAAGACCTGGAAGAAGCGGTTGGCTGCATGGCCGCGACGCCTGGCGTTTCTCGCTGCCCCCGACGCCACGGTCCGGCTCGTCGGCGGATGGTCTCTCATGGTTCTGAGCCGCTCGAAGCTGCCGTAG
- the rfbC gene encoding dTDP-4-dehydrorhamnose 3,5-epimerase, translating into MNVIKTDLPEVLIIEPKLFGDQRGFFLETYQFERYAQSGVARPFVQDNLSRSRHGVLRGLHLQNPGTQGKLVTALRGRVLDVAVDVRVGSPNFGRHVAVELSEDNRRQLWVPRGFAHGFAVLSETADFFYKCDALYSPKDEISVRWNDPAIGIDWGLAEPSLSPKDADAPLLADVKNLPRYGEI; encoded by the coding sequence ATGAACGTTATCAAGACAGATCTACCCGAGGTTCTGATCATCGAGCCGAAGCTTTTTGGTGATCAACGCGGCTTTTTCTTGGAGACCTATCAGTTCGAGCGCTACGCGCAGAGCGGGGTTGCGCGGCCATTCGTTCAAGACAATCTGTCACGCTCGCGTCATGGAGTGCTGCGCGGGCTGCATCTGCAAAATCCCGGCACGCAGGGCAAGCTCGTCACGGCGCTCCGCGGTCGGGTTCTCGATGTTGCAGTCGATGTCCGCGTCGGCAGCCCAAATTTTGGGCGCCACGTTGCCGTCGAATTGAGTGAGGACAATCGCCGGCAATTGTGGGTTCCTCGTGGCTTCGCTCATGGCTTCGCTGTTCTCTCCGAGACGGCTGATTTCTTCTACAAATGCGATGCGCTTTACAGCCCGAAAGACGAGATCTCGGTTCGGTGGAACGATCCGGCGATCGGCATCGACTGGGGTCTCGCCGAGCCCTCGCTTTCGCCGAAGGATGCCGACGCGCCCTTGCTCGCGGATGTGAAGAATCTCCCGCGATACGGAGAGATTTGA
- a CDS encoding VanZ family protein: protein MRQNHLIAAAAVCLALIVYATLATLAGRPVLLGHAEAYWVVVIERFSAYCLLGFLLSFLLPGRFRLACAFVIAVAVGLELLQAVVPDRDPRFIDVLQKAAGGILGVTLAQTILAFLPRPPS from the coding sequence ATGCGACAGAATCATCTCATCGCAGCCGCAGCCGTCTGCCTCGCGCTGATCGTCTATGCCACGCTTGCGACGCTTGCGGGCAGGCCGGTTCTGCTGGGCCACGCCGAGGCCTATTGGGTCGTCGTCATCGAGCGCTTCAGCGCCTATTGCCTGTTGGGCTTCCTGCTGTCGTTCCTTCTGCCGGGACGCTTCAGGCTGGCTTGCGCGTTCGTCATCGCCGTCGCCGTCGGGCTCGAACTGTTGCAGGCGGTGGTGCCTGATCGCGATCCGCGGTTCATCGACGTGCTGCAAAAAGCCGCCGGTGGCATCCTCGGCGTCACCCTCGCCCAGACCATCCTGGCTTTCCTGCCCAGACCCCCGTCCTGA
- a CDS encoding undecaprenyl-phosphate glucose phosphotransferase, with protein MAVATYGSENYYPVVSSRRGALQRPLQIALIASDFLALLLSYFAANGLYRLLVAEQDSSVGAGLVVAAVFVMISYFQGIYDHHRLLNTLWQLRKTLAIWIISLTILAVEAFLLKSSADLSRGTTLLFAATGGVALGGLRVLWRIALNSSYAKGRLVDRKVVLLSLKPLDFTSSRFKDLRKHGFNVVRHFVLEPSEDGAGWDREIRDVVRQARTADAEEYLLVIDWDEMPLLQKLSQHLRVVPQPIRLLPDFPIADLVSRPFQPVSGTVAIEIQRAPLTVFERAQKRCLDIGLASFALLLLAPLLVTAAIMIRLDSMGNIIFKQSRRGFNGKPFEIWKFRSMTVAENGHTVTQATKSDARVTRVGRVLRRTSIDELPQLWNVLRGEMSLVGPRPHALAHDNYYDPMISNYVYRHHMKPGLTGWAQVNGFRGETPTIDLMEKRVEYDVWYVSNWSIWLDIKIIFKTALALVHQEAY; from the coding sequence ATGGCTGTAGCGACTTATGGTTCGGAAAACTATTATCCGGTTGTATCGAGCCGCCGCGGCGCTCTCCAAAGACCTCTCCAGATCGCTCTGATCGCGAGCGACTTCCTCGCGCTTCTGCTCAGCTACTTCGCGGCGAACGGCCTGTATCGTCTGCTGGTCGCCGAGCAGGACTCATCCGTCGGCGCTGGTCTCGTCGTGGCAGCGGTGTTCGTGATGATCTCGTATTTTCAGGGCATCTATGATCATCATCGCCTCCTGAATACGCTCTGGCAGCTCCGCAAGACGTTGGCGATCTGGATCATCTCGCTGACCATTCTCGCGGTCGAGGCGTTCCTGCTCAAATCTTCCGCGGATCTGTCGCGGGGCACTACGCTGCTGTTTGCGGCGACTGGCGGAGTTGCCCTGGGAGGGCTCCGCGTGCTGTGGCGCATCGCCTTGAACTCGAGCTATGCGAAGGGCCGCCTGGTCGACAGGAAGGTCGTGCTTCTCAGTCTCAAGCCGCTCGACTTCACGTCGAGCCGCTTCAAGGATCTCCGCAAACACGGTTTCAATGTCGTGCGGCACTTCGTGCTCGAGCCGTCCGAGGATGGTGCGGGATGGGACCGCGAGATCCGCGATGTGGTGCGGCAGGCGCGGACCGCAGATGCGGAAGAGTATCTCCTGGTCATCGACTGGGATGAAATGCCTCTGCTCCAGAAGCTCAGTCAGCACCTGCGCGTGGTTCCGCAACCGATCCGGCTCTTGCCGGACTTTCCGATCGCCGACCTGGTCTCGCGCCCATTCCAGCCCGTCAGTGGAACTGTCGCGATCGAGATTCAACGTGCGCCGCTGACCGTGTTCGAGCGCGCGCAGAAACGTTGCCTCGATATCGGTCTCGCCTCGTTCGCGCTGTTGCTGCTGGCGCCACTGCTGGTGACGGCCGCGATCATGATCAGGCTCGACTCGATGGGGAACATCATCTTCAAGCAATCTCGGCGTGGGTTCAACGGCAAGCCGTTCGAGATCTGGAAGTTTCGCTCGATGACTGTGGCGGAGAACGGCCACACCGTCACGCAGGCGACCAAGAGCGACGCCCGGGTCACGCGCGTTGGACGCGTGCTGCGCCGGACCAGCATCGACGAGCTGCCGCAGCTCTGGAATGTTCTGCGCGGTGAGATGTCCCTGGTCGGGCCGCGGCCGCATGCGCTGGCCCACGATAACTACTACGATCCGATGATCAGCAACTACGTTTACCGACACCATATGAAGCCGGGCCTGACGGGTTGGGCTCAGGTCAATGGTTTTCGCGGTGAAACGCCGACCATCGACTTGATGGAAAAGCGCGTCGAGTACGATGTCTGGTACGTCAGTAACTGGAGCATCTGGCTCGATATCAAGATCATCTTCAAGACTGCCTTGGCGCTGGTCCATCAGGAAGCATATTGA
- a CDS encoding glycosyltransferase family 1 protein, with translation MPDVFINGRFLSQPVSGVQRFAAEIVKAIDQLIDRQQLPERLAGATWTLLAPPNAEDRLSLKHIRIAKIGKRTGHAWDQIDLASAARSGTLISLANSGPVLHRRHHIVLHDAQVFRHPEFFSRSYGQFHRCLGWLYASTARIMTVSHFSQRELSEVLKIPARDIAVCSNSAEHLAGIPADDAILQRLNLVPGRYFLAIGSNKRNKNIDLVTRAIRSLPSDYPLVIVGAANERVFGRSDATGDDRVIPAGHISDASMAALYRHATALIFPSLYEGFGVPPLEAMVFGCPVIVSDIAVLREVCGDAAEYCSPTDPEHLARLMRERIEKGALSDAEIMRQATQRSRYTWISSALAMVNSI, from the coding sequence ATGCCTGATGTTTTCATAAACGGTCGCTTTCTGTCGCAGCCCGTCAGCGGTGTCCAGCGATTTGCCGCGGAGATTGTCAAGGCGATCGATCAACTGATTGACCGGCAGCAATTGCCTGAGCGCCTCGCTGGTGCGACCTGGACGCTCCTTGCGCCGCCGAATGCGGAGGATCGCCTTTCGCTGAAGCACATCCGCATCGCGAAGATCGGAAAGCGGACGGGGCACGCCTGGGACCAGATCGATCTGGCTTCGGCCGCGCGGAGCGGCACGCTCATCAGCCTCGCCAATTCCGGGCCCGTGCTGCATCGTCGGCATCATATCGTGCTTCACGACGCGCAGGTCTTTCGGCATCCCGAGTTCTTCAGCCGCAGCTATGGGCAATTTCACCGTTGTCTCGGATGGCTTTACGCCAGCACCGCGCGCATCATGACGGTGTCGCATTTCTCGCAACGGGAGCTCTCCGAAGTCCTGAAGATTCCGGCCCGCGACATCGCCGTTTGCTCGAACAGCGCCGAGCATCTTGCAGGCATTCCGGCTGACGATGCGATCTTGCAGAGGCTCAACCTGGTGCCGGGTCGATATTTTCTGGCGATCGGCTCCAACAAGCGAAACAAGAACATCGACCTCGTCACCCGGGCTATAAGATCTCTCCCCAGCGATTACCCCCTGGTGATCGTGGGCGCCGCCAACGAGCGGGTTTTCGGCCGCAGCGATGCAACTGGCGATGATCGTGTGATCCCCGCGGGGCATATCTCGGACGCGTCCATGGCGGCCTTGTATCGCCATGCAACCGCGCTGATCTTCCCAAGCCTGTACGAGGGGTTTGGCGTGCCTCCGCTGGAGGCCATGGTGTTCGGGTGTCCCGTGATCGTGTCGGATATCGCGGTGTTGCGCGAGGTATGCGGAGATGCGGCCGAGTATTGCAGCCCGACTGATCCCGAACATCTGGCTCGTCTGATGCGGGAGCGGATCGAGAAGGGAGCGCTGTCTGACGCCGAAATCATGCGTCAGGCAACGCAGAGATCGCGGTATACGTGGATCTCTTCCGCGCTGGCGATGGTCAACTCGATCTAG
- a CDS encoding glycosyltransferase family 4 protein, whose amino-acid sequence MRILIVSAFFPPFIQGGAELSARNLAAWLHANGHEVAILTTSPSPTDEVRGTIVDGLKVWRIHMPRPYQVFEAAQKAGLQKSIWHLQDHFDPRNDRVMRQVLDEFVPDVVNIHVLQGVGWNTLRVIGARNIPVVLTLHDLSLACVKMAMFKSGRECERLCPPCAFSSRAKLAFLRSVPRLGFVSPSLAILRRLAAFQPIQAWPQAHILNPNKSPHPTVEKGASKTVRFLYVGRLHESKGLYVLLEALEPLSARHEFMLTLVGTGPSEDDLKRRFGHHRWIEFAGHVPVQEVANRMAQSDLLFVPSIWFENSPGVIIEALGQGLPVMGSNAGGIPELVMHEKNGILVEAGDVRAWGAAIESVLDHPERLEAYKDSAGAAMQEFNQDTLGRRVVAFYESVRAQPA is encoded by the coding sequence ATGCGAATTCTCATCGTTTCAGCTTTCTTTCCGCCCTTTATCCAGGGTGGAGCTGAACTTTCCGCGCGCAATCTGGCTGCATGGCTCCATGCGAACGGTCATGAGGTCGCGATCCTGACCACGTCACCGTCCCCGACGGACGAGGTGAGGGGGACGATCGTTGACGGACTCAAAGTCTGGCGCATTCACATGCCTCGGCCGTATCAGGTGTTTGAAGCTGCACAAAAAGCCGGTTTACAGAAATCAATCTGGCATCTTCAAGACCATTTTGATCCTCGCAACGACCGGGTCATGCGCCAGGTCCTCGACGAATTTGTTCCCGATGTCGTCAACATTCACGTCCTGCAGGGTGTCGGCTGGAATACCCTTCGCGTGATAGGTGCCCGCAACATTCCCGTCGTCTTGACGCTTCACGACCTCAGCCTCGCTTGCGTGAAGATGGCGATGTTCAAGTCCGGCCGGGAGTGCGAGCGCCTATGCCCACCTTGCGCGTTTTCGTCGAGAGCGAAGCTTGCCTTTCTCCGCTCGGTCCCGCGGCTGGGATTCGTGTCGCCTTCGCTCGCGATTCTTCGCAGGCTGGCGGCGTTTCAACCGATTCAGGCCTGGCCTCAGGCTCATATCCTCAATCCCAATAAATCACCGCACCCGACCGTCGAGAAAGGTGCATCGAAGACTGTCCGTTTCCTGTATGTCGGACGTCTGCATGAATCGAAAGGGCTGTACGTTCTCCTTGAGGCCCTCGAGCCGTTGTCGGCACGCCACGAGTTCATGCTGACGCTGGTGGGCACGGGCCCTAGCGAAGACGATCTCAAGCGGCGCTTTGGCCATCATCGCTGGATCGAATTCGCAGGGCATGTGCCGGTGCAGGAAGTCGCCAATCGCATGGCTCAAAGCGACCTCCTTTTCGTGCCGTCCATATGGTTCGAAAACTCGCCAGGAGTGATCATCGAAGCGCTCGGACAGGGCCTTCCCGTCATGGGAAGCAACGCCGGCGGAATACCTGAACTCGTGATGCACGAGAAAAATGGTATCCTTGTGGAGGCTGGCGATGTAAGAGCCTGGGGTGCGGCGATCGAAAGCGTTCTCGATCATCCGGAGCGCCTCGAGGCGTACAAGGACAGCGCCGGCGCGGCCATGCAAGAGTTCAATCAGGACACTTTGGGGCGGCGGGTCGTTGCCTTCTACGAGAGCGTGAGGGCGCAGCCTGCATGA
- the rfbD gene encoding dTDP-4-dehydrorhamnose reductase: MKILLTGTAGQVGGALLPMLQGRADIVAPELEQFDLSRPDELAGKLDSIEPDLIINPAAYTAVDRAEDERDLAFRINAEAPRAIAQWAAPRGVPLVHFSTDYVFDGSGDRPWREDSIPAPLSVYGQSKLAGDRAIAEAGALHVIARTSWVYAASGANFLKTIVRLAGEREQLRIVADQIGAPTTANAISQAVVAMLPRSDDDLHETFEQRGGVVNLVCKGETSWHGFATAIVSGLEARGAKFAVKEIVPIRSDEFPVKAKRPFNSRLDLTRLRERFGITPPSWQQALDRELDALKATF; this comes from the coding sequence ATGAAGATTCTTCTGACGGGAACCGCGGGCCAGGTGGGCGGAGCTCTGCTCCCGATGCTTCAGGGGCGCGCCGATATCGTTGCGCCTGAGCTGGAGCAGTTCGACCTGTCGCGGCCGGATGAGCTTGCCGGCAAGCTGGATTCGATCGAGCCCGACCTGATCATCAATCCCGCCGCCTATACCGCCGTCGATCGCGCGGAAGACGAGCGAGATCTCGCATTTCGCATCAATGCGGAAGCTCCCAGGGCGATTGCCCAATGGGCCGCGCCCCGTGGTGTACCGCTGGTGCACTTCTCGACGGATTACGTCTTTGACGGCTCCGGCGATCGTCCCTGGCGCGAGGACAGCATACCGGCGCCTCTTTCGGTTTACGGCCAAAGCAAGCTCGCCGGCGATCGGGCCATTGCCGAGGCCGGCGCCCTGCATGTGATCGCACGCACGTCGTGGGTGTATGCTGCGTCAGGCGCGAATTTCCTCAAGACGATCGTGCGGCTCGCCGGAGAACGCGAGCAGCTCCGCATCGTCGCCGACCAGATCGGCGCGCCGACGACAGCGAATGCGATTTCACAAGCGGTGGTTGCAATGCTGCCGCGGAGCGACGACGATCTTCACGAGACGTTCGAGCAGCGAGGCGGTGTCGTCAATCTGGTCTGCAAGGGCGAGACCAGCTGGCATGGTTTTGCAACCGCAATCGTTTCCGGCCTGGAAGCGAGGGGAGCCAAATTCGCCGTGAAGGAAATTGTTCCGATCCGTTCGGATGAATTTCCCGTCAAGGCGAAGCGGCCGTTCAATTCCCGTCTTGATCTCACGCGGCTGCGTGAGCGGTTCGGCATTACGCCGCCGAGCTGGCAGCAGGCGCTCGATCGCGAGCTGGATGCCCTCAAGGCGACGTTCTGA
- a CDS encoding metallophosphoesterase family protein: MVTPPTQNAPRPKLPNGVRIYALSDIHGCAHLLEQMFAVIDADMANSRPYRAIEVFLGDYIDRGPDSRHTLDLLIDRSRRRNTVFLKGNHEAYFTSVLDDPSRTTDWFQFGGIQTLMSYGVSAAPDLSKDEQSDVVRELTSVMPPQHIAFLRQLRPTFTCGDFFFVHAGVRPGIPLSEQREQDLLWIRDEFLQSKKRFGKYVVHGHTPVRQAELLENRANIDTGAYATGNLTLLSIQGNSMLAI; encoded by the coding sequence ATGGTCACGCCCCCGACTCAAAACGCGCCCCGGCCGAAGCTGCCGAACGGCGTGCGGATTTACGCCCTCAGCGACATCCACGGCTGCGCGCATCTGCTTGAACAGATGTTCGCCGTCATCGATGCCGATATGGCGAACAGCCGGCCTTATCGGGCGATCGAGGTCTTTCTCGGGGACTACATCGATCGCGGACCGGATTCGCGTCACACTCTCGACCTCCTGATCGACCGCAGCCGCCGCCGCAACACGGTCTTTCTCAAGGGCAACCATGAGGCCTATTTCACCTCCGTGCTGGACGATCCATCGCGCACGACCGACTGGTTTCAGTTCGGCGGAATCCAGACCCTGATGTCCTATGGAGTCTCGGCGGCGCCCGATCTCAGCAAGGACGAACAGTCCGATGTCGTGCGCGAGCTCACGTCCGTGATGCCGCCGCAGCACATCGCGTTCCTGCGTCAGTTGCGGCCGACATTCACCTGCGGCGATTTTTTCTTCGTACATGCGGGCGTTCGCCCCGGAATCCCGCTGTCTGAGCAGCGTGAGCAGGATCTGCTGTGGATCAGGGACGAATTTCTTCAGAGCAAGAAGCGCTTTGGCAAGTACGTCGTCCACGGCCACACGCCCGTACGCCAGGCCGAGTTGCTCGAGAATCGGGCCAATATCGACACTGGGGCATATGCGACGGGCAACCTCACGCTGCTGTCGATCCAGGGCAACAGCATGCTCGCGATCTAG
- the rfbB gene encoding dTDP-glucose 4,6-dehydratase, producing the protein MRFEGSTIFVTGGAGFIGSAVVRHLLRDTQARVVNIDKLTYAANLDSIPDARTNPRYAFEKQCICEAASLRKLFEKYQPVAVMNLAAESHVDRSIDGPGEFVQTNIVGTFTLLQEALRYWRTLSPDRRARFRFLHISTDEVFGSLGKDGYFTETTSYSPNSPYSASKASSDHLVRAWRETYDLPTMVTNCSNNYGPYHFPEKLIPHIIIKGLAGEPLPVYGDGQNIRDWLYVEDHAKALTLVLERGAIGETYNVGGRNERTNLHVVESICDLLDEMSPPTAGSRRSLISFVTDRPGHDRRYAIDASKLERELGWRADENFESGLAKTVRWFLDSSDWWQAILDRGYQQKRIGLG; encoded by the coding sequence ATGCGTTTCGAAGGCTCAACGATATTCGTCACGGGCGGTGCGGGCTTCATCGGCTCCGCCGTCGTCCGTCATCTTCTGCGCGACACGCAAGCGCGCGTCGTCAACATCGACAAGCTGACTTATGCGGCGAATCTCGACTCGATCCCCGACGCCCGGACGAACCCGCGCTATGCATTCGAGAAGCAATGCATTTGCGAGGCGGCGTCGCTTCGCAAGCTGTTCGAGAAGTACCAGCCCGTCGCCGTGATGAATCTGGCGGCCGAAAGCCATGTCGATCGCTCGATCGACGGCCCCGGCGAATTCGTCCAGACCAACATCGTCGGCACCTTCACGCTGCTGCAGGAAGCGCTGCGATACTGGAGGACTCTGTCCCCTGACCGCCGTGCGCGGTTCCGCTTCCTACACATCTCCACCGACGAGGTGTTCGGGTCGCTCGGCAAGGACGGCTATTTCACCGAGACCACGTCCTATTCCCCGAACTCGCCCTATTCGGCGAGCAAGGCGTCGTCCGATCATCTGGTCCGCGCCTGGCGCGAGACCTACGACCTTCCGACGATGGTGACGAACTGCTCGAACAATTACGGGCCCTATCACTTTCCCGAGAAGCTCATTCCCCACATCATCATCAAGGGGCTCGCAGGAGAACCGCTGCCGGTTTACGGCGACGGGCAGAACATCCGCGACTGGCTCTACGTCGAGGACCATGCCAAGGCGCTCACGCTCGTGCTCGAGCGCGGTGCGATCGGCGAGACGTACAATGTGGGCGGCCGAAACGAGCGCACCAATTTGCACGTCGTGGAAAGCATTTGCGACCTGCTGGACGAGATGTCACCGCCCACGGCGGGCTCGCGGCGCAGCCTGATTTCGTTTGTCACCGACCGTCCCGGTCACGATCGCCGCTACGCCATCGACGCGTCGAAGCTCGAACGCGAGCTCGGATGGCGCGCCGACGAGAATTTCGAAAGCGGCCTGGCCAAGACGGTTCGCTGGTTCCTCGACAGCAGCGACTGGTGGCAGGCCATCCTCGATCGCGGATATCAGCAGAAGCGCATCGGCCTCGGCTAG
- a CDS encoding EAL domain-containing protein, producing MKAARPKLSLAALVLAGMAAFALAGHIAATRFIHDQQMRQLDQLTEVVLRRSELAVDFAVASLDELAGRGLATCDPAALQAIRLHVYQRSAVKDVRLVNSDGSVICSAYSETLEFDKGWVDRADMLASRDSKLMLFRVEQFGGDALGVLRDIDDKKALVAILGINSSLFDIMPAELRSHGEVLLALTNGARLGAFALDADKALPHSIDFEKSSTRYPLRAVIRIDRSVLATWDNEAYWPVMTVALALGVLFGVLLSRTRRMEGPVADLDRALARGEFRPYFQPIFDLRTGEIRGCEILARWLREDGTVVPPMNFIPLAESSGRIEAMTWQLLRRALDELQPHLKADKDFKLSFNVVPRHILGAGFVETLRGTVTAARISARQIVIEVTERDELDDLARAAAVVSELRDYGFRVAIDDVGVGHSGLSRLKGLGANTIKIDKFFVDTITVDASTTTIVEMLVALARDFHMSVVAEGVETEEQVRALISCGVEEGQGYLVAAPLPFAKFSELMASRRDGTAVAMSVGDTALVA from the coding sequence ATGAAAGCAGCACGGCCGAAACTGTCACTGGCGGCGCTCGTACTCGCGGGCATGGCTGCGTTCGCCCTGGCCGGTCACATTGCGGCAACGCGCTTCATCCATGATCAGCAGATGCGCCAGCTCGACCAGCTGACCGAAGTCGTGTTGCGCCGGTCGGAACTCGCCGTCGACTTCGCGGTGGCAAGCCTCGACGAACTCGCCGGCCGCGGCCTCGCAACCTGCGACCCCGCCGCGCTCCAGGCGATCCGCCTGCACGTCTATCAGCGCTCCGCCGTGAAGGACGTCCGCCTCGTCAATTCCGACGGTTCGGTGATCTGCTCCGCCTATTCCGAGACGCTCGAATTCGACAAGGGCTGGGTCGATCGCGCGGACATGCTTGCCTCGCGCGATTCGAAGCTGATGCTGTTCCGCGTCGAGCAGTTCGGCGGCGACGCGCTCGGTGTGCTCAGGGACATCGACGACAAGAAGGCGCTGGTCGCCATTCTCGGCATCAATTCCAGCCTGTTCGACATCATGCCTGCCGAGCTGCGCTCGCATGGCGAAGTTCTGCTCGCACTGACCAACGGCGCAAGGCTCGGCGCGTTCGCGCTCGACGCCGACAAGGCGCTGCCTCATTCGATCGACTTCGAAAAAAGCTCGACGCGCTATCCGCTGCGCGCGGTCATCCGCATCGACAGGTCGGTGCTGGCGACATGGGACAACGAGGCCTACTGGCCGGTGATGACGGTCGCGCTCGCGCTCGGCGTACTGTTCGGCGTCCTGCTGTCGCGCACGCGGCGCATGGAGGGGCCCGTCGCCGATCTCGATCGTGCGCTGGCGCGCGGTGAATTCAGGCCTTACTTCCAGCCGATCTTCGATCTGCGCACCGGTGAGATCAGGGGCTGCGAGATCCTGGCGCGCTGGCTGCGAGAGGATGGCACGGTGGTGCCGCCGATGAACTTCATTCCGCTGGCTGAATCCAGCGGCCGGATCGAAGCCATGACCTGGCAGTTGCTCCGCCGCGCGCTGGACGAGTTGCAGCCGCATCTCAAGGCCGACAAGGATTTCAAGCTCTCGTTCAACGTCGTACCGAGGCACATCCTCGGCGCAGGTTTCGTCGAAACACTGCGCGGCACCGTCACTGCGGCACGGATTTCGGCGCGGCAGATCGTGATCGAGGTGACCGAGCGCGACGAGCTCGACGATCTCGCGCGCGCCGCGGCCGTGGTAAGCGAGCTGCGCGACTACGGCTTTCGCGTCGCGATCGACGACGTCGGCGTCGGCCATAGCGGGCTGTCGCGGCTGAAGGGACTGGGCGCCAACACGATCAAGATCGACAAGTTCTTCGTCGACACCATCACGGTGGACGCCTCGACGACGACCATCGTGGAGATGCTGGTCGCACTCGCCAGGGACTTCCACATGAGCGTGGTTGCGGAAGGCGTCGAAACCGAGGAGCAGGTCCGCGCGCTGATTTCATGCGGCGTAGAAGAAGGCCAGGGTTACCTCGTCGCAGCGCCCCTGCCCTTTGCGAAATTCAGCGAATTGATGGCATCGCGGCGAGATGGGACCGCGGTCGCGATGTCGGTCGGTGACACGGCGCTGGTCGCCTGA
- the rfbA gene encoding glucose-1-phosphate thymidylyltransferase RfbA, with amino-acid sequence MKGIILAGGTGSRLYPVTTVVSKQLLPVFDKPMIYYPLSTLMLAGIRDILIISTPQDKPLFQRLLGDGAEIGVNFSYATQETPRGLADAFIVGREFVGSDSVALVLGDNIFYGHGLPEMLAKAAARKSGATIFGYVVNSPEQYGVIELDGDGRARSIEEKPKQPKSNVAVTGLYFYDNSVVDIAAEIKPSARGEIEITDVNNAYLARGDLFVEVLGRGFAWLDTGTHASLVEASHFVQILEQRQGLRIACPEEIALRRGYISLEDFTKVAEKTAKSSYGQYLQSVARSFAAQD; translated from the coding sequence ATGAAGGGAATTATACTCGCTGGCGGAACAGGCTCGCGCCTGTATCCCGTCACGACAGTCGTGTCGAAGCAGTTGTTGCCGGTTTTCGACAAACCGATGATCTACTATCCACTGTCGACACTGATGCTCGCTGGCATTCGCGACATTCTCATCATCTCGACGCCGCAGGACAAGCCGTTGTTCCAGCGCCTGCTCGGCGATGGAGCGGAGATCGGGGTCAACTTCTCCTACGCCACGCAGGAAACGCCGCGCGGTCTTGCGGATGCATTCATCGTTGGCCGCGAGTTCGTCGGATCGGATTCCGTCGCCCTGGTTCTCGGAGACAACATCTTCTACGGCCACGGACTTCCGGAAATGCTCGCCAAGGCCGCGGCACGCAAGAGCGGTGCCACGATCTTCGGCTATGTCGTCAATTCACCCGAGCAATACGGCGTGATCGAACTCGACGGTGACGGGCGTGCCCGCTCGATCGAAGAGAAGCCCAAGCAGCCGAAGTCGAATGTGGCGGTAACCGGGCTCTATTTCTACGACAACAGCGTGGTCGACATCGCAGCGGAGATCAAACCGTCCGCGCGGGGCGAAATCGAGATCACCGACGTGAACAACGCCTACCTCGCACGCGGCGATCTGTTCGTCGAAGTGCTCGGGCGCGGGTTCGCCTGGCTCGACACCGGCACACACGCCTCGCTGGTCGAAGCCAGCCATTTCGTTCAAATCCTCGAGCAGCGCCAGGGCCTGCGCATCGCCTGCCCCGAGGAAATCGCCTTGCGACGTGGTTACATCTCTCTCGAAGACTTCACGAAGGTCGCCGAGAAGACCGCCAAGAGCAGCTACGGCCAGTATCTGCAATCGGTGGCCCGCTCCTTCGCCGCTCAAGACTGA